Proteins encoded by one window of Methanobacterium sp. CWC-01:
- the nadA gene encoding quinolinate synthase NadA has product MNQLQKEILELKKEKNAIILAHNYQTAEIQEIADFLGDSLELCLKASQIEDADLVVFCGVDFMAETAFILNPDKKILLPDLSAECPMAHMLPAEEVREYKRRYPDAAVVLYVNTMAEAKAEADILCTSANAQQVVESLPEEQILFGPDMNLASYVAQKVDKEIIPIPQEGYCYVHKMFQPTDIMVMREKYPDAELLVHPECNPELQELADQVLSTGGMVHYVASSPGKTFLIGTEVDMVTRLLRENPDKTIIPLLSEAICQNMKLHTLEKVKNSLLKEEYQVKVDPGIADRARMAVERMLSLSN; this is encoded by the coding sequence TTGAACCAGTTACAAAAAGAAATCCTAGAACTTAAAAAAGAGAAGAATGCCATAATACTGGCTCATAATTATCAAACCGCAGAAATACAGGAAATCGCTGATTTTCTGGGAGACTCTCTGGAGCTCTGTCTTAAGGCCAGCCAGATAGAAGATGCGGATCTGGTGGTCTTTTGTGGGGTGGATTTCATGGCCGAAACCGCTTTTATACTAAATCCGGATAAGAAAATATTACTACCAGACCTTTCGGCGGAGTGTCCCATGGCCCACATGCTCCCTGCCGAGGAGGTCCGGGAATATAAAAGACGTTATCCCGATGCAGCGGTGGTGTTGTACGTGAACACCATGGCCGAGGCCAAAGCCGAGGCCGATATTCTCTGCACCTCGGCCAATGCCCAGCAAGTAGTGGAAAGCCTCCCTGAGGAGCAGATACTCTTCGGCCCGGATATGAACCTGGCCTCCTACGTGGCCCAGAAGGTGGATAAAGAAATAATCCCCATACCCCAGGAGGGGTACTGTTACGTCCATAAAATGTTCCAGCCCACGGACATCATGGTCATGAGGGAGAAATACCCTGATGCAGAGCTACTGGTCCACCCGGAGTGTAACCCGGAGCTGCAGGAGCTGGCGGACCAGGTCCTGAGCACCGGTGGTATGGTGCACTACGTGGCCTCCTCGCCAGGGAAAACCTTCCTCATCGGTACCGAGGTGGACATGGTAACCCGTCTCTTGCGGGAAAATCCGGATAAAACCATCATACCTCTTCTATCCGAGGCCATCTGCCAGAACATGAAACTTCACACCCTGGAGAAAGTGAAAAATTCACTTCTAAAGGAAGAGTACCAGGTTAAGGTGGATCCGGGAATTGCGGACCGGGCCCGAATGGCCGTGGAGCGTATGTTAAGCCTTTCAAATTAA
- a CDS encoding MJ1255/VC2487 family glycosyltransferase, which produces MKLSIIIPTYNEEEYLPLLLKSIKAQEFVDFEVIIADAGSQDRTREIAREAGCRIVEGGMPAVGRNRGAEAAQGEYLLFLDADVCLTDGYLKSSLEEFAEQDLGIAITQISPLSDSRLDKMAHDFANFFMRKVESFKPHGAGCYGILTLKKLHQEVEGFDEDLDFGEDTDYIERMAEISSFKVLRQPRLLVSTRRVEEEGMKRVAYKYAKSTLYQFTGRKITAEKLNYSFGHNEKTRILYSVCGEGMGHAIRTDVILKHLIPHYEVHIFSSDRAYHYLAQRYDNVYEIGGFNTVYEDNTVRNTKTFIKGMKGLPGDLRNSLRLMYSVAKSVKPHLIISDFEIYSNLLAKILRLPLISLDNMHIITQGEIEVSSRYRTERLAAEGVVRSFIMMPRRYLINTYFYPPLKNPKKAKLFPPVLREEIMNLKSEEGRHILVYQTSDSNWELLEVLKELEEKFIVYGFNKDEEDANLTFKSFNDDEFFQDLATCRAVITNGGFTLISEALYLKKPVLSVPVKKQFEQILNAIYLERLGYGEFHEDLEKEDVLKFLTRLETYRDNIQNNFQHDRNEAIIRELDELIKKYGQFRK; this is translated from the coding sequence ATGAAGCTGTCCATCATCATCCCCACCTACAATGAGGAGGAGTACCTCCCCCTGCTTTTGAAGAGTATCAAGGCCCAGGAATTCGTCGACTTTGAGGTTATCATCGCCGATGCCGGATCCCAGGACCGCACCCGGGAGATTGCCCGGGAAGCGGGTTGCCGGATAGTTGAAGGCGGAATGCCTGCGGTGGGCCGTAACCGTGGCGCTGAAGCTGCCCAGGGGGAATATCTGCTATTTTTAGATGCGGATGTGTGTTTAACCGATGGTTACCTGAAATCCTCCCTGGAGGAATTCGCCGAGCAGGACCTGGGAATTGCCATCACCCAGATATCACCCCTGAGTGACAGTCGCCTGGATAAAATGGCCCATGATTTTGCCAACTTCTTCATGCGGAAGGTGGAATCATTCAAACCCCATGGAGCCGGTTGTTATGGGATATTAACCCTGAAGAAACTTCACCAGGAAGTGGAGGGCTTTGATGAGGACCTAGACTTCGGAGAAGACACCGACTACATTGAAAGAATGGCGGAGATATCCTCCTTCAAGGTCTTAAGACAACCCCGGCTTCTGGTATCCACCCGCCGGGTGGAGGAGGAGGGCATGAAAAGGGTGGCCTACAAGTATGCCAAGAGCACCCTCTACCAGTTCACCGGACGTAAGATAACCGCCGAGAAACTTAACTACAGCTTCGGGCATAATGAGAAGACCCGGATTCTGTACTCGGTCTGTGGAGAGGGTATGGGCCACGCCATCCGTACCGACGTGATCCTGAAACATCTCATCCCCCACTACGAAGTCCATATCTTTTCTTCGGACCGGGCCTACCACTACCTGGCCCAGCGGTACGATAACGTGTATGAAATTGGTGGCTTCAACACCGTGTACGAAGATAACACCGTCCGCAACACCAAAACCTTCATCAAGGGTATGAAGGGCCTGCCCGGTGATCTTAGAAACAGTCTACGCTTGATGTACAGTGTGGCCAAGTCGGTGAAGCCCCACCTCATCATCTCGGACTTTGAGATTTACTCCAACCTCCTGGCCAAGATCCTGCGCCTGCCCCTCATCAGCCTGGACAACATGCACATCATTACCCAGGGTGAGATCGAGGTATCCTCCCGGTACCGTACCGAGCGTTTAGCCGCCGAGGGCGTGGTAAGATCCTTCATCATGATGCCCCGCCGTTACCTCATCAACACCTACTTCTACCCTCCCCTCAAAAACCCTAAAAAGGCCAAACTCTTCCCACCCGTACTCCGGGAGGAGATCATGAACCTGAAATCCGAGGAGGGTCGGCACATCCTGGTTTATCAGACCAGTGATTCCAACTGGGAGCTACTGGAGGTCCTGAAGGAGCTGGAGGAGAAGTTCATCGTCTACGGTTTTAACAAGGATGAAGAGGACGCTAATCTGACCTTCAAGTCCTTCAACGATGATGAGTTCTTCCAGGATTTGGCCACCTGCCGGGCGGTCATTACCAACGGGGGATTCACCCTCATCAGCGAGGCCCTGTATCTTAAAAAGCCGGTGTTAAGTGTGCCGGTCAAAAAACAATTCGAACAGATCCTCAACGCCATCTACCTGGAACGCCTGGGCTACGGGGAGTTCCACGAGGACCTGGAAAAGGAGGATGTCCTTAAATTCCTAACCAGACTGGAGACTTACCGGGATAATATCCAGAACAACTTCCAACACGACCGTAACGAGGCCATAATCAGGGAACTGGATGAGTTAATAAAGAAGTACGGTCAGTTTAGAAAGTAG
- a CDS encoding DUF763 domain-containing protein: MPGKIGTANLPLHGGRAPRWLFRRMVKLAGDITEAVVYEYGPLEFLRRISDPYWFQAFSCVLGFDWHSSGTTTTTCGALKSSLDPAEHGILVAGGKGRASRRTPVEIETAGDLFSLSAPKLEDLVHNSRMVAKIDNSCIQDGYQLYHHVFFLTEEGEWAVVQQGMNQHQRYARRYHWLSSEVQDLVESPHQGICCDTREEETLDMTAPESEEARAISVDLVQDNPEHLKKYFQKKPRLEAHQSSLYDFYPGLDMPAHHPVLDTDLTDRDLEVLQRAWEIQPASYEELLSLEGMGPKKIRALALISDLVYGSRPSWEDPVKYSFTHGGKDGFPYPVDREVYDHSISTLQDALEQARLDKKDRYQALKRLEGLVSGE; this comes from the coding sequence ATGCCAGGGAAAATAGGGACCGCCAACCTACCCCTCCACGGGGGCCGGGCACCAAGATGGCTGTTTAGGAGGATGGTTAAACTGGCAGGGGATATCACCGAGGCGGTAGTCTACGAGTACGGTCCTTTAGAGTTTTTAAGACGAATTTCCGATCCCTACTGGTTCCAGGCCTTTAGTTGTGTCCTGGGCTTTGACTGGCACAGCTCCGGCACCACCACCACTACCTGCGGGGCCCTGAAAAGTTCCCTGGATCCGGCGGAGCATGGGATCCTGGTGGCCGGGGGTAAGGGCCGGGCCTCCCGCCGGACACCCGTGGAGATAGAAACTGCTGGTGACTTATTCTCCTTATCCGCTCCTAAACTAGAGGATCTGGTTCACAACAGCCGGATGGTGGCCAAGATTGATAACAGCTGCATACAGGACGGCTACCAGCTCTACCACCACGTGTTCTTTTTAACCGAGGAGGGGGAGTGGGCGGTGGTGCAGCAGGGCATGAACCAGCACCAGCGCTACGCCCGGCGCTACCACTGGCTCTCCAGTGAAGTTCAGGACCTGGTGGAGAGTCCCCACCAGGGTATCTGCTGTGATACCCGGGAGGAGGAGACCCTGGACATGACCGCCCCGGAGAGTGAGGAGGCCCGGGCCATCAGTGTGGATCTGGTCCAGGACAACCCGGAACACCTTAAAAAGTACTTCCAGAAGAAGCCCAGATTGGAGGCTCACCAGAGCAGTCTCTATGACTTCTACCCGGGGCTGGATATGCCCGCCCACCATCCGGTGCTGGACACGGATCTGACGGACCGGGACCTGGAGGTTCTCCAACGGGCCTGGGAGATACAGCCGGCCAGCTATGAAGAGCTACTGAGCCTGGAGGGCATGGGTCCCAAGAAGATAAGGGCCCTGGCCTTGATCTCCGACCTGGTCTATGGGTCCCGGCCCAGCTGGGAGGATCCGGTCAAGTACAGCTTCACCCATGGCGGTAAGGACGGCTTCCCCTACCCAGTGGACCGGGAGGTCTACGACCACTCCATCTCCACCCTGCAGGACGCCTTGGAACAGGCCCGTCTGGATAAGAAGGACCGGTACCAGGCCTTGAAGAGGCTGGAGGGGCTGGTCAGTGGGGAATAA
- a CDS encoding chitobiase/beta-hexosaminidase C-terminal domain-containing protein, producing the protein MKKRDWAILLAMFIVLVLGVNSVSAVNVTPDQVVNASENVNSYINTNHTLPSNTQVGGNQVDMPQYLELSTAAVLNINAGSQATIPIQSYNPAPSPSETIISRDFSKTEYLDLANRVKIYMDTNGRAPNYASTSTGNIGYQSLVYMYSGILNSYQTNGVLPDYIRVDPWSTVLNSDVIGSTSYGYVEKKVYGNQSSPQTIALIIGVHPQENGIHSAIFNALTSKSLDLTKRYVLYQVTVTQDTDDYSKGRMNGQLLAQAFIVPDISSENPILVLDNHENHGADSGYSYYRFLYLISNNDDTANYANQIISQIPSLALYTPPNPTSTQYVTVPIANQGLNTILYETYFYDSVAQKTSDANALINALDGLIGPNITPINISITGDPSSGWYLTLTNNDPGTFTVYYTTDGSDPETSSTRTEYTIPLAINLNTLLKISMVDIYGNWYPILNETFTFDDNAPVVTASLAGGTYYAPQNVVLQALDDQDGNPTIYYTTDGSDPRTSSTRKQYTTPLNVSSSLTMNYYALDGAGQESAVYTEVYSIYKTVTYSYTVDVPYKKGWYKYWYKVSYKKWYKSWYKYRGKWRYKWKYKWAQKSKYKWKYGWIYRKETRWGTKNVLT; encoded by the coding sequence ATGAAGAAAAGAGATTGGGCCATATTATTAGCAATGTTTATAGTGTTAGTTCTAGGTGTTAACAGTGTTTCGGCAGTGAATGTTACACCCGACCAGGTAGTCAATGCTTCCGAAAATGTGAATTCTTATATAAACACCAATCACACCCTCCCCAGTAACACCCAAGTGGGAGGGAATCAGGTGGACATGCCCCAATATTTGGAGCTTTCCACCGCCGCGGTGCTGAACATTAATGCCGGTTCTCAGGCTACCATTCCCATCCAGAGTTATAACCCTGCCCCATCACCTTCAGAAACCATTATCAGCCGGGATTTTAGTAAAACCGAATATTTAGACCTGGCAAATCGTGTTAAAATTTACATGGATACCAATGGGCGGGCGCCCAACTATGCATCTACCAGTACCGGAAATATTGGTTACCAATCCTTAGTCTACATGTACTCCGGAATACTAAACTCCTACCAGACAAATGGGGTCTTGCCCGATTATATTCGGGTGGATCCCTGGAGTACGGTGTTAAATTCGGATGTCATCGGCAGCACCAGTTATGGTTACGTGGAAAAGAAGGTTTACGGGAACCAGAGTTCTCCTCAGACCATTGCCCTCATAATTGGGGTGCATCCCCAGGAAAATGGGATACACAGTGCTATTTTTAATGCCCTGACCAGTAAGTCCCTGGATCTGACTAAAAGATATGTTCTTTATCAAGTTACGGTGACCCAGGATACCGATGATTACAGTAAAGGCCGGATGAATGGGCAACTCTTAGCCCAGGCATTCATAGTCCCGGATATCTCCAGCGAAAACCCCATCCTGGTCCTGGATAATCATGAAAACCATGGTGCGGACAGTGGATACAGTTACTACCGGTTCTTATATTTAATTTCCAATAACGATGACACCGCAAACTACGCCAACCAGATAATCAGCCAGATACCATCTTTAGCCCTGTACACTCCTCCCAACCCGACCAGTACCCAGTACGTCACCGTGCCCATTGCCAATCAGGGGTTAAACACCATACTCTATGAGACCTACTTCTATGACTCGGTAGCCCAGAAAACGTCCGATGCCAATGCTCTTATAAACGCCTTGGATGGCCTTATTGGCCCCAATATCACTCCCATAAATATCAGTATAACTGGCGATCCCTCCTCTGGCTGGTACCTTACTTTAACCAACAACGACCCCGGTACTTTCACCGTTTATTACACCACCGATGGTTCCGATCCTGAAACCAGCAGCACCCGAACGGAATATACCATTCCCCTAGCAATCAACCTTAACACCCTGCTTAAAATCTCCATGGTTGATATCTACGGTAACTGGTATCCAATTCTCAATGAAACCTTCACCTTTGACGATAACGCCCCGGTAGTAACGGCCAGTCTGGCAGGGGGAACCTATTATGCCCCTCAGAATGTGGTTTTACAAGCATTAGATGACCAGGATGGAAATCCCACCATTTACTACACCACCGATGGGTCGGATCCCCGAACCAGCAGCACCCGCAAACAGTACACCACACCCCTCAATGTAAGCTCCTCTTTGACTATGAACTACTATGCCCTGGATGGAGCCGGGCAGGAATCTGCAGTTTATACGGAAGTTTACAGTATTTACAAGACGGTTACATACAGTTACACTGTGGACGTGCCCTACAAGAAGGGATGGTACAAGTACTGGTACAAGGTATCCTACAAGAAATGGTACAAATCCTGGTACAAGTACCGGGGTAAGTGGAGATACAAATGGAAATACAAATGGGCCCAAAAATCCAAATACAAATGGAAATATGGCTGGATTTACCGAAAAGAAACACGTTGGGGAACTAAAAACGTGTTAACCTAA
- a CDS encoding DUF86 domain-containing protein: MNRDEVFLQHIRDEIQFLENQTRSLKFEELQSDPVLQRAVLRSLEIIGEASKNISTEFKNTNPQIEWKKAAGLRDKLIHHYFGVEWSIVWNVICNELPGMGRKIEAILNH; the protein is encoded by the coding sequence GTGAATAGGGATGAAGTATTCCTGCAACATATCCGGGATGAAATACAATTTTTAGAAAACCAGACCCGATCATTAAAATTTGAGGAGCTTCAGTCTGATCCAGTGTTACAGAGGGCAGTTTTAAGGAGTTTGGAGATTATAGGCGAGGCCTCGAAAAATATATCCACTGAATTTAAAAATACCAACCCTCAAATTGAGTGGAAAAAGGCTGCTGGTTTACGAGATAAGCTTATTCACCACTATTTTGGTGTTGAATGGAGTATAGTATGGAATGTTATTTGCAATGAACTCCCAGGGATGGGAAGAAAAATTGAAGCAATTTTAAATCATTAA
- a CDS encoding nucleotidyltransferase family protein, with protein MRILDLIKDHEQEIKDRYSVSKIGVFGSYARGEEKESSDVDVLVEFEEPTYNNFIELIFFLEELLDRKVDLVTTGGLSPYMKPTVEKEVLWCE; from the coding sequence ATGAGGATTTTGGACTTGATCAAGGATCATGAACAGGAAATAAAAGACAGATATAGTGTTAGTAAAATAGGGGTTTTTGGTTCATACGCTAGAGGTGAGGAGAAAGAATCAAGTGATGTTGATGTTCTGGTGGAATTTGAAGAGCCTACCTACAATAATTTTATTGAACTGATATTTTTCCTGGAGGAATTACTGGATAGAAAGGTTGATCTGGTAACCACTGGAGGTTTAAGTCCTTATATGAAACCTACTGTTGAAAAAGAGGTGTTGTGGTGTGAATAG
- a CDS encoding cysteine peptidase family C39 domain-containing protein, with protein sequence MKKTPLTGNWVGVYLYDTNNNQITGNTLTDNGAGITYHNSLGVNLSGNNYTDNWLTDTSTIDDGEMVIATTIYSCGPAALATILKNLGIYSTEGELSKIAGTDETGTSLYGLKQATLNKGLTATGVRLTVDQLQPNYLVVLDIDGTKHFEIIRNLTNTTVYLFDPNLGDLEISRDKFNELYTGCALIINGQAPANTTLLTDDEMRNIKALWHVAKIEHSYWVGGYWVNVYLKVKVTVKIRYPYLQWVPGYLYQGWLPIPGHLEWRVGWCTKTIGMTIRVSRYIPRRKITYYTYKIEPDTPTGKYYNLIGGVKVLKGLSTAYTGTRMATSSVALGVFQPETEPLAYAMFGFGCAGMIYGTYEVWDGADDPIFTDKSYEDQIYENWWQFVP encoded by the coding sequence ATAAAAAAAACACCCTTAACCGGTAACTGGGTGGGAGTTTACCTCTACGATACCAACAACAACCAGATTACCGGGAACACCCTAACCGATAATGGTGCCGGAATAACCTACCACAACTCCCTCGGCGTTAACCTATCTGGAAATAATTACACCGACAACTGGCTAACCGACACCTCCACCATAGATGATGGCGAAATGGTGATAGCCACCACTATCTACAGCTGCGGCCCGGCCGCCCTGGCCACCATCCTCAAAAACCTGGGAATATACTCCACTGAAGGGGAACTATCAAAAATAGCTGGCACCGATGAAACCGGGACTAGCTTGTATGGTTTAAAGCAGGCAACCTTAAATAAAGGACTAACTGCAACTGGAGTCAGATTAACCGTAGACCAGCTACAACCCAACTACCTCGTAGTCCTGGACATAGATGGGACTAAACACTTCGAGATCATACGTAACCTCACCAACACCACCGTTTACTTATTCGACCCCAACCTCGGCGACCTGGAAATAAGCAGAGACAAATTCAATGAATTATACACCGGATGTGCGCTCATAATCAACGGACAGGCCCCCGCCAACACCACCCTACTCACCGACGATGAGATGCGGAATATCAAAGCCCTGTGGCACGTCGCCAAAATAGAACACAGCTACTGGGTAGGAGGCTACTGGGTTAACGTCTACCTTAAAGTGAAAGTAACCGTGAAAATACGCTACCCCTACCTACAATGGGTACCAGGCTACCTATATCAAGGATGGCTACCCATACCCGGACACCTCGAATGGAGAGTAGGATGGTGCACCAAAACCATAGGAATGACCATCCGCGTATCACGCTACATACCACGACGAAAAATAACCTACTACACCTACAAAATAGAACCCGACACCCCCACAGGAAAATACTACAACCTTATTGGAGGAGTCAAGGTTTTAAAGGGCCTTTCCACCGCTTATACCGGTACCAGAATGGCAACGAGTTCTGTTGCATTGGGAGTTTTTCAACCTGAGACAGAACCATTGGCTTATGCTATGTTTGGATTTGGCTGTGCTGGGATGATATATGGTACATATGAAGTATGGGATGGTGCTGATGACCCAATATTTACAGATAAAAGCTATGAGGATCAGATTTACGAAAACTGGTGGCAATTCGTCCCTTAA
- a CDS encoding tetratricopeptide repeat protein → MKNLLLITSGILVFTMALITLFNQFMSFFTTGLAVSIILFITAIFINRKYQNQTLYFSLIILILVLTLIFTYLQVSTPIYKGNKILDYSIAVIFVLMTLLLVYDLKNKMDKYQEAVAIYDDSLKTNPQDTIAWNNKGTTLISINEYQEAIKCFDKALKIDPKDAAAWHNKGVGLEKLGKQQEAIKYYDQALELDPKFEQAKKDGKIILEN, encoded by the coding sequence ATGAAAAATTTATTGTTGATAACTTCAGGTATTCTAGTTTTTACTATGGCACTAATAACTTTATTTAATCAATTTATGTCCTTTTTTACAACAGGCCTTGCTGTCAGTATCATTCTTTTTATAACTGCCATTTTCATTAATAGAAAGTATCAAAACCAGACCCTTTATTTTTCACTCATAATCCTGATTTTAGTATTAACGTTGATCTTTACTTACTTACAAGTTTCAACCCCTATTTACAAAGGAAATAAAATATTAGACTACAGCATAGCTGTAATATTTGTATTAATGACTCTTCTATTAGTATACGATTTAAAAAATAAAATGGACAAATATCAAGAAGCAGTAGCTATCTACGACGACTCCCTGAAAACAAACCCCCAAGACACGATTGCCTGGAACAACAAAGGAACAACTCTAATATCAATAAATGAATATCAAGAAGCAATAAAATGCTTTGACAAAGCCCTAAAAATCGATCCTAAAGATGCTGCAGCATGGCACAACAAAGGTGTCGGTCTAGAAAAACTGGGAAAACAACAAGAAGCCATAAAATACTATGATCAAGCATTAGAACTCGATCCAAAATTTGAACAAGCCAAAAAAGACGGGAAAATTATCCTAGAAAATTAA